Part of the Triticum aestivum cultivar Chinese Spring chromosome 4D, IWGSC CS RefSeq v2.1, whole genome shotgun sequence genome is shown below.
atagaggcttactagggacacggtatttgtttatgtattcacacatgtatttaagttttcgatcattacaattctagcatgaataataaacctttatcatgaataaggaaatataaaattacaactttatgattgcctctagggcatatttccttcactttgtgCATTGTTTTTCTCATCAACTTCGGTTATCTCCAGTTGCTATTGCTAAGGAGAATTACAATTGTGTTTTGTTCTTTGAACAACTTCCTAATCTGTTGAATGTTCTTGGGATGTCTTGTAAGAAGATTAGAATGCTTTGTGTGGCTCGATATGAATGGATTATTACAACATTGGAATTGGAAGAAATTGAAACTGGTAAAGGCATGAATCAACAGATGGGTTTGATTAGGTCAGCGACACTCGTTGGGGATCCCACCGCAAAACTACTATGCATATTCTCCGCGTGTATCCTTCAATTCGCCTAGTTCCCAACAAGATAGCAAGAACCACTCTGAAAACCAATGGGGCTATGCTTGCTGAAACTATGTTTGCATAAGTTGAGTCATTTAACTTTGTTTTCATGGCACACTTGTTGCAAACCATATTTGGGTACACCAATGACTGAAGTAGTGATTTGCAAAAGAAAGATCAAGACACTGTCAATGCCGTTGAACTCATTCATTTGACAAAGATTCAGTTACAGTTAATGAAAGATGATTGGTGGGAGAGAAAATTAAAGAGGTCACTTCTTTTCGtgtcaagcataaagtaaaagctCCCCAAGCATGGTTAGTACAAGCGGCCTAGAAGACCCTCAAGATTCTAGAAAAAACTCACAAATCTCCATTGCTTCCATGTTGAGGTGTTTTTGGGTCTTGTTGATAGGAAACTTCAGGAGCTTGGAGATAGACTTAATGAGGTAAACATTGAATTATTTCATTGCATGGGATCATTCAATCCGGTTAATTCTTTTGCCGCTTATCATAAGAAAAAATTGGTTAAGCTTGCACATCTTTATCCTATGAATTTCATGGAGAAAGATTTGATGCATATTCCTTAACAACTTACACACTTCACTATTGATATGCGTAGAGATGAGAGATTTAGAAAGGTCAAAGATATAATCGACCTTTCTATTATGCTTGTCGACACAAACAAGAGTGTCACTTTTAACCATGTTTACGAGCTTCTCAAATTGGTTATAATCCTACAAGCAGTGACAACTAGTGTTAAGAGAGTATTCCCTTCGATGTCTTTTGTGAAAGACAAGCTACGGAACAAAATGGGAATTCGACTCTTGAATGATTGCTTGGTTACAATTGTTGAGAGGGAATTTGTTTTTCAAGTGAAAGATGATTTTGTCGTATCTGGCTTTCTAACCATGATAGAGCGTATGATTGTGTTGTAATTTTCTTCTCTATTTTATAGTTTCCTTTAAGTTTTGAGATTTTGTCGCAATTGTGAACAATTTGTATCTGTATTGCCATGAACCAATTGGCTTCTCCGTTAGGGTGAAAAAGAAATTTTGAACACCCAATGTTGAACTTCTGGATCACCACTGCTCTGTCAGGTTGCTCCATGAATTATGAGATGCAATTGCGTATCTTGCAAGTCTACATCGCTGGATGCATGCAGCCATCCGTCCCGCTAATTAGTGTCGAGTTCATCCGAGTTTTCTCACCAAAATGGTGACATTTCTCACCACCACGGTAACATCTCTCGGAACATCTGTGTAAAAGCAATGCACCCTGCAAAGTGCAAGCTACTTTTTGGACGTTAGATAGAGCAGTCGATCTGCCCGTTGCACATTTAAAATTAGGAAGAGAGAGTCATTGTTTTCTGTTTGTGTTAGTAGAAGGCCCATGTTAAAAGGATTTCGGCAATGGCTACACTAGAGATAACCATAAAATTTAACACCGGTGCCCTGATGGCTACCTAGAAAATTTCACATTTGACACATTATGAATGTTCTTAGACACCTTTTTTGAAATGGGGTTCAACACCGTACCTCTGTATCTATCGCTCCACACAACCATTTATATTGAAGTATCACAAAACCATCTGACGAAGTTACCTAAGAGACTACAAATACAAAAAAAGGgcccatgattagattacatgaatCATACACACGACATATTACTGGACCGCCATTCAAACATATTGAATATAGCCATACGGCTATCTCCCATTGGTTGCATCCGAAATCCGTGGACGCGCGAGCCTCCGCACGTTGCAAGGAACCACATACGGGTCCCAAGATTTAGCTATGAAGATGACATAAAAATGGAAGTTTTGATATGTGAAAAACACAATCATTTCGCCAAATTCGGATTGCCCACACTAAAGCACATATTCCCACCTGGACATGAGTTCTAAGTTTCGGGTTTACATCAACCAACTAGTTCCCAAACATATTTATTATACTACTTATCAGAGGAGGTAGGTTAAAAGCTACATGAATCGATTGTTTGTCTTCCATTATCAAAAAAACTTTTGACGATCTGATGAATGAATTAGAGATCCAGCGAAGAAAAAAGTACACCACTTCCCGCATAACTTTTAGGTGATTTTTTTAATGCTCTGTTAGCTCCACGAATTTCGATATACAGAGGCTGAGGCGATGTCGAAAGCTCAAAAAGTAAAAGGTGGAAGATTCAGATTGAAAGGTGCACATTTTTGAATTGAAGCTCAAAGAATAGAATTCGACCATGAGTCAAGGACCGAGGCATACACGCTGACGTGCCAAAAAAAAGAGCCATGCATGTCCATGAGTTTTGGATGAAAAACCAACACACTTTTTTCTTCCCAATCTTGTAGCACGACCTTGAGTCACACAACAATGAACGGAGAGGTCCAAATTATTTTGCGACAATGTAATCCCTACTTCATTAGTACAGTACCAATTAATTTTATCTTTTACTAGTCGTTCTTCGTCCAGTTGTCTGTGCATTGTATTGGTTTTGTGTTTGCTTGATATTAATCAGATTTAAGTTGCactttgggtgttttttttaaATCATTATTATTATCTCCTTTCAAAAAAGGAGAGAGAGACTCTGATGCACGATCCGTCCCAGCTAACAGTGTCGAGTTCATCCGAGTTTTCCCACCAACACGGTAACATCTCTGGGAAAAGCAGTGGCAGTGCACCCTGCAAAGTGCAAGCTACTCCACTTTTGGACGTTAGATAGGGCAGTCGATCTGCCCGTCGCTACCGAGCCACCGGTCGCTCGTCCAACAAAGCATCCGAGCACCTATAAATTGAACCACGAGCCCACGGCACGACGGCACGTCCACCGGCCGACCGCACAGTGCATCACAAAGCCCGGCCAGTTCACCCCGATCATCATCCACCCACCAATGGCTCGACGCCGGAGCGGCGGCATCTCGTTCTCGCCCGCGCTGAGCCTGGGGCTCGCCGTGCTGGCCGTCACATGGGCGGCGTCCacggcacagcagcagcagcagcagccgccggcCGTGCCGACCGTGAGCGTGCCGAGCTGCCCGCCGGTGCAGGCCTCGCTGTCACCGTGCGTGAGCTACTTCATCGGCAACTCCTCGTCGCCGTCCGACGCGTGCTGCGTCCAGATGCGGGCCCTGTTCCAGTCGCAGGCGCCCTGCCTCTGCGCCGCCGTGTCCGCCGTGCCCGCCCAGCTCGGGTCCGTGGTCGGCGGCCTGCTCCCCACCGCGTGCAACCTGCCCCCCAACGCCTGCTCTGGTACGTCCATGACATGATATACATGTAGAAAAACTGAGATGGAGCGAAAGTGACTAACCACTTCTGttggtgtgtgcgtgtgtgtgcagcCGTGACAGGGACCTCGGGCTCTGCTCCGGCCGGTGGCGCAGCGGCGCCGTCGTCGTCGGGGACGCCTACTGATGCTGCTGCGGCTGCGCCGGCGACCGGTCCCGCTGATGCGAACCCGGCTGGCACGCCTTCCGGTGGTGGGGTGAAGTCGGTTCCGGGGACGGTTGATTCGGCCGCCGAGTGCAAGGGGACCTCTGCTGCCGTCGCGGTCCTCCTGGCCATGGCTGCCTCGTTCCTAGCTGCTTCTGTTTTCTGATCTCGTTATGTGATCCGGGGCTTGTTTGTGAGTTTGTGACTCGATTAGATGGATGTGCCGCCTGTTATTTACGGAGTATCAGTGAGTCTGTCATTGATTTGCTCCACTGCACATCAGCATTGTGACTTCTCTTTAATGGATCATTACCCCCAATTCACATCAGACTTGTCACTTGGTGGTGCGACATATGTAGTGCTAGCTTTTGCAACGAGGAATTAATCTCACTTGGTGCTTTCCTCCAACGTCTCACGGAGCTGGGAATGGGGCTCCTGAATCGTTGTCATGTGCCCTAACAGTGTATGGGTTCATCAGACAAAGCAAATCGGCCCGACAAGCCACAAAACAGCATTGCGTGATGCACCTGAATTCGTGATAGACTTGAACATGTTCTTTGCTCTAAATTCCATCAAAATTCGTCATGGATTTGAGTAGCTTCTTTATTGCGCCGGTATCTTCTTCtgcaaagtactccctctgtttttcttttattctgCATATTAGTTTAGTCCTGAGTTGAACTTTATAAAGTTtaatcaagtttatagaaaacaatataaacATTTACAATAAGAAATATACATTGTATGAAAATATATTCAACGATGAATCAAATATTATTATTTGGCATTGTAGGTGTTAACAAAAAAAATTGTAATTTTGGTCATAGTTTACAATCTTTGCTTAAGACAAAGCTAAAATGTGGATAAAAAGGGAGATAGTATGATATAAAAAAGGGCGTGGCtagatctcagtcgactgagacttaaccaagtttCAGTCAAGTGACAGAACATATAAACAGAAAAAGACAAAATTTTGCACAGATCTCCATATAAGATATCATGAATATAGCATCGACCGAGACtttgttaagtctcagtcgactgagatttagtaATCCCGATATAAAAACAGATGGAAAGACACCTTTGGCAATGGTAGAACCTCCAGGGAATAGGAGGGTTCAACAAAATTAAAGTGAAACAAATTGGTGGAACCTGAATCTGAACTAGGTTTAAACAGATTTTTGGGGCAAAATTAGATGAGTTTCTGTCCAATTCAAATTTCAGAGGAGGCCAAACCCTGGCCAAATTAAAACGGCATTGTGCCTAATTTTACTGAGAAGCACTGATCTCTCACTTGGTTAAAACCGAGTATGATTACGACAAGTAGAGCCCGCATGTAAGCCCTGA
Proteins encoded:
- the LOC123096553 gene encoding non-specific lipid transfer protein GPI-anchored 15 — encoded protein: MSKAQKCRVHPSFPTNTVTSLGKAVAVHPAKCKLLHFWTLDRAVDLPVATEPPVARPTKHPSTYKLNHEPTARRHVHRPTAQCITKPGQFTPIIIHPPMARRRSGGISFSPALSLGLAVLAVTWAASTAQQQQQQPPAVPTVSVPSCPPVQASLSPCVSYFIGNSSSPSDACCVQMRALFQSQAPCLCAAVSAVPAQLGSVVGGLLPTACNLPPNACSAVTGTSGSAPAGGAAAPSSSGTPTDAAAAAPATGPADANPAGTPSGGGVKSVPGTVDSAAECKGTSAAVAVLLAMAASFLAASVF